The Plasmodium cynomolgi strain B DNA, scaffold: 0047, whole genome shotgun sequence genomic interval tttatttaaacgaaaaaaaagaaaaaactacaATATCAGAAATGTTGAAAGGACGAACTAGAACATGTAGTGGTGTCAATGATATTATCAGGGGTTACATACAACGCAGTTGCctaaataaatattctaaattaaaaaaagaatttgaacaTCGAATTACTGAATTgactaaaaattgtaatagTCTTTTCTGTAAAAAGTGcggtgaaataaaataagacaTTTCTAGGAAAAATACAGAATTAAATAATTGTTATAACAATAATTTATTACGACATAAATTACCTGAAGATAgtgttataaatttttttataaaaaattgtattgaTTATCCTAATTGTCGTAATCCTACAGTAGTTCCGAAGAAATCTGTTGCAttagaaaaatcaaaagacGTTTCTTGTA includes:
- a CDS encoding CYIR protein (putative;~vir-type antigen), whose amino-acid sequence is MLKGRTRTCSGVNDIIRGYIQRSCLNKYSKLKKEFEHRITELTKNCNSLFCKKCELNNCYNNNLLRHKLPEDSVINFFIKNCIDYPNCRNPTVVPKKSVALEKSKDVSCRKECTDCNKNTEQPKTEEDKFQPRADAETSKIIGLERSASVKQDQDHGDGWKSRSANLKIHHEQHLLIFLLEPMMRILND